A region of Propionispora hippei DSM 15287 DNA encodes the following proteins:
- a CDS encoding MFS transporter, producing the protein MKRKNNVAALGILMLNMFISQLGFGLIIPVMPAYMQSLGASGLALGGLVSAMGITQFLFSPAAGQFSDRYGRKAAIVLGLTVFAIAQGIFCIAHTLTWLFVSRLINGIGISLVNPAVTAYVADITSEAERPGGMGKLSAAMLLGIVIGPGIGGLLADYGLRIPFYAAGGAAILAMVASLVLLREPERKTTKSEKCRDTMTAAGMVALLVNSFKAPYFSLLFFVYVLTFGLAIVEAIFGLYVNVKYGFTPKAISLLIIGGALAGVVVQYAVMGKLLKRFGEISLIRRCLLSASLFLLLMVFSDCFWQMFVVNLFFFSSIATFRPAIHSRLSKLAGKQQGLAFGLNDAYTSLGLITGPILAGILFDIQIDLPLLCSVAIILCGLFLSDTLYLEAES; encoded by the coding sequence ATGAAACGAAAGAACAACGTGGCTGCTCTGGGAATTTTAATGCTGAATATGTTTATTTCACAATTAGGGTTTGGCTTGATTATTCCCGTAATGCCTGCCTATATGCAATCGCTGGGGGCCAGTGGTCTGGCTCTTGGCGGTTTGGTATCCGCCATGGGGATTACTCAGTTTTTGTTTTCGCCGGCAGCCGGACAGTTCTCTGACCGGTATGGGAGAAAGGCGGCGATTGTTCTGGGCCTTACTGTGTTTGCCATTGCGCAGGGGATTTTTTGTATCGCTCATACGCTGACGTGGCTGTTTGTCTCGCGATTGATCAATGGAATCGGCATCTCACTGGTCAATCCGGCTGTGACAGCTTATGTGGCCGATATTACATCCGAGGCGGAACGTCCCGGCGGGATGGGGAAGTTGAGCGCGGCGATGCTGCTAGGTATTGTTATTGGCCCGGGGATTGGCGGACTGTTGGCAGACTATGGCTTGCGAATTCCTTTCTATGCGGCCGGCGGCGCGGCAATCCTGGCTATGGTGGCTTCTTTGGTCTTGCTGCGGGAGCCGGAGCGTAAAACAACCAAGTCAGAAAAGTGCCGGGACACTATGACGGCTGCCGGTATGGTGGCTTTGCTGGTTAACTCCTTTAAAGCGCCATATTTTTCACTGCTGTTTTTTGTTTATGTATTGACCTTTGGACTGGCGATTGTTGAGGCCATTTTCGGCTTGTACGTCAATGTTAAATATGGATTTACACCAAAGGCTATTTCCCTTTTGATTATCGGTGGAGCCTTGGCCGGTGTGGTGGTGCAATATGCGGTTATGGGCAAACTGCTGAAACGCTTTGGTGAAATTTCACTTATCCGGCGATGTTTGTTGTCGGCCAGTTTATTCTTGCTGTTGATGGTGTTTTCAGATTGCTTCTGGCAGATGTTTGTGGTCAATCTTTTCTTTTTTTCCTCCATTGCTACGTTCCGGCCCGCCATTCATTCCCGTCTGTCCAAGCTGGCGGGGAAGCAGCAGGGACTTGCCTTTGGCCTGAACGATGCATATACCAGCCTGGGGTTGATTACAGGGCCTATACTGGCGGGTATTCTATTTGATATTCAGATTGATTTACCTTTGCTTTGCAGTGTCGCTATCATTTTATGTGGGTTATTTTTGTCAGATACGTTATATTTGGAAGCGGAGTCATAA
- a CDS encoding ABC transporter substrate-binding protein, protein MQKKGCKLFAAAAAVLLLAGALTGCGSSSSNEIKIGVLDELTGGNATMGTSAANGAKMAIKEANAKGGVLGKQIQTVVADNKSEPSESANAMTKLTTQDKVVAVTGVFSSSNAIAASSVAESSQVPFLAVGATNPKVTVDAESGKVKDYTFRVCFIDPFQGTVGANFVLNTLKLQKAAILVDSSSDYSKGLSAFFKDAFTKGGGSILAEEAYLQKDQDFKTILTKIKALNPEIIYVPGYYEEVGKIVKQARELGMNIPIVGGDGWDSPKLVEVATAPALNNTYFTNHYSVEDTSPVSQAFVEAYKKEYGQAPDAMAVLGYDAANVLIDAISRANSEEPAKIREALAATKDYPAITGSTTFNATHDAVKSAVIIEMKDGKQTYRATVKP, encoded by the coding sequence ATGCAAAAAAAAGGATGTAAATTGTTCGCGGCAGCAGCGGCAGTCTTGTTGTTGGCCGGTGCACTGACCGGATGCGGCAGTTCGTCATCGAATGAGATTAAAATTGGGGTATTGGACGAGTTGACCGGCGGCAATGCTACGATGGGAACTTCCGCGGCCAATGGGGCTAAGATGGCTATAAAAGAAGCGAATGCCAAAGGCGGCGTGTTAGGAAAGCAGATTCAGACAGTTGTTGCCGATAATAAAAGCGAACCTTCCGAGTCGGCTAACGCCATGACCAAACTGACGACCCAGGATAAAGTGGTAGCGGTAACCGGCGTGTTTTCCAGCTCGAACGCTATTGCCGCCTCCAGTGTGGCAGAATCCAGCCAGGTACCTTTTCTGGCGGTTGGGGCGACCAACCCGAAAGTAACGGTGGATGCCGAGTCCGGTAAAGTGAAAGACTATACTTTCCGTGTTTGCTTCATTGACCCGTTCCAGGGGACAGTTGGCGCCAACTTTGTGCTGAATACCTTAAAGCTGCAAAAGGCGGCCATTCTGGTTGACAGCAGCAGTGACTACAGCAAGGGCCTGTCCGCTTTCTTTAAAGATGCCTTTACCAAGGGTGGCGGCAGTATCTTGGCCGAAGAAGCCTATTTACAGAAAGACCAGGATTTTAAGACCATTCTGACTAAAATAAAAGCATTAAATCCCGAAATCATTTATGTTCCCGGTTATTATGAAGAAGTGGGCAAGATTGTCAAACAGGCTCGTGAACTTGGCATGAATATACCGATTGTCGGCGGCGACGGCTGGGATTCTCCTAAGCTAGTGGAAGTGGCAACAGCGCCGGCGCTCAATAACACCTATTTTACCAACCATTATTCGGTGGAAGACACCAGTCCGGTTTCGCAAGCTTTTGTTGAAGCCTATAAAAAAGAATACGGCCAGGCTCCTGATGCTATGGCAGTTCTTGGCTATGACGCAGCCAATGTTCTAATTGATGCCATCAGCCGCGCGAATAGCGAAGAACCTGCCAAAATCCGTGAAGCCCTGGCGGCTACCAAGGACTACCCGGCAATAACGGGGTCAACAACCTTCAATGCGACTCATGATGCAGTGAAAAGTGCTGTTATTATTGAAATGAAAGATGGCAAGCAAACCTATCGGGCTACTGTTAAGCCTTAA